A single region of the Arthrobacter sp. V1I7 genome encodes:
- a CDS encoding GGDEF domain-containing protein, translated as MKWKRCNRHAGATISVHWQDIFLLDVFSLRVAFAVAALTLLVLFYLVTFRSTKSEYSAWWCLAVVAFLLGSSAYLLNGTWHQRWANPAGNAVLVLGAGCVWGAVRSLRLKKVKRWQLAAAPIVTATMSALDHPSTNNWSGGPYFLMSMSLMIGLASWELWRRRSVYHGAELPMAVTSGVVALFYLFRCGAFILGGADGAIFRTYFGSAATTLLTITLLIVVSFSIAALSAEQVTQALRVRASHDGLTGLLNRAAFLGLLEDKLGGRRGAESFGSLVMADLDHFKAVNDRSGHAAGDAALNAFASACRNSVRSNDLVGRYGGEEFILYLPGATPEQAARVTEQISLTMKDSDPALLLPTVSYGIAAVNAAGDALKAAIASADAALYQAKAQGRNQVFLATTLAL; from the coding sequence GTGAAATGGAAACGATGCAACCGGCATGCTGGTGCAACAATTTCCGTTCATTGGCAGGACATATTTTTGCTTGATGTATTTAGTCTTCGCGTAGCGTTTGCCGTAGCAGCGCTTACGCTGCTGGTCCTTTTTTACTTGGTGACGTTTCGTTCGACCAAGTCTGAATACAGCGCATGGTGGTGCCTGGCCGTGGTTGCCTTTCTCCTGGGATCCTCCGCCTATCTGCTGAACGGGACCTGGCACCAGCGGTGGGCGAACCCCGCCGGAAACGCCGTGCTGGTGCTGGGTGCAGGCTGTGTGTGGGGCGCCGTCCGTTCCTTGCGGCTGAAGAAGGTCAAGCGCTGGCAACTCGCGGCCGCTCCCATCGTCACGGCGACTATGTCGGCGCTCGATCATCCTTCGACCAACAACTGGTCGGGTGGCCCGTATTTCCTGATGTCGATGTCCCTCATGATCGGGCTTGCATCTTGGGAGTTATGGCGGCGAAGAAGCGTGTACCACGGGGCGGAGCTGCCGATGGCTGTCACCTCCGGGGTCGTTGCGCTCTTTTACCTGTTCCGCTGCGGGGCATTCATCCTGGGCGGGGCTGATGGCGCAATTTTCCGAACCTACTTCGGTTCTGCCGCCACAACGCTTCTGACCATCACGCTCCTGATCGTGGTGTCTTTCAGTATCGCGGCCCTCAGCGCCGAACAGGTGACGCAGGCACTCCGGGTTCGTGCCAGCCATGACGGCCTCACCGGCCTGCTGAACCGTGCCGCGTTCCTGGGTCTGCTGGAGGATAAGTTGGGTGGCCGGCGTGGGGCCGAAAGCTTCGGATCTCTCGTAATGGCGGATCTGGACCACTTCAAAGCCGTGAACGACCGGAGCGGTCATGCGGCCGGTGACGCTGCCTTGAACGCTTTCGCCTCTGCTTGCAGGAATTCGGTCCGTTCGAATGATCTCGTAGGCCGGTATGGTGGGGAGGAATTCATCCTTTATCTTCCTGGGGCTACGCCTGAGCAGGCGGCCCGCGTGACGGAACAGATCAGTCTGACAATGAAGGACTCTGACCCGGCGCTTCTGCTGCCCACCGTCAGCTACGGCATTGCCGCCGTGAACGCCGCCGGCGATGCCCTGAAGGCAGCCATCGCTTCCGCTGACGCGGCACTCTACCAAGCCAAGGCACAGGGCCGGAACCAGGTATTTTTGGCCACCACCTTGGCGCTATAA
- a CDS encoding LuxR C-terminal-related transcriptional regulator, with product MPTPVLAPKLFVPAPRPQIVARPRLLMRLHGELGSGRKLTLVCAPAGFGKTTLLSAWIAERRRHNPAARLAWLSLDEGDNDVSRFLTYVVAALQGTDAEIGSEVTGLVQSDQVLPVELALTSLINGVARSGKEFILVLDDYHVIDARPIHEALVFLLDNLPSQLHLAIASRSDPPLSLARLRSRGELNEFRASDLRFTPDETADFLNQVMGLGLSTDDIAALETRTEGWIAGLQLAALSLREHGDVSGFIQAFTGSHRFIVDYLVEEVLQRQSDEVRSFLLHTAVLNRLTGPLCEAVTGVRGGSAMLEALERENLFVVPLDDSRQWYRYHHLFAEVLRARVRKELPDRAPALHRLASEWYERNDLPEEAVRHALAAEDFERAAGLIESVLPAMRRTRQDAMVLGWLRALPDEVVRTRPVLSVFCAWRMLVSGDLEAAESWLRIAEQGLEALAGGGEVPRDPAQASVREQELHTLPSIIAMYRASLAQARGDVAGTAEHARQAFELTQPGDHFARGAAAAFLGLAAWAQGDLDTAVRTFSGAVVSLHEAGNLTDELSSTILLADMWIARGQLQEARRIYERALKQAAAQGDPVPRATAELHVGFSELRREFDDLESATQHLQTSTALSRRAAPLTEHGYRWFVAMARVREVEGNLEGAIESLDQAERLYLRGFFPEVRPIAALKARVRIRQGMVPEGLEWARSCGLSAAGDLSYLREFEHITLARLLIAQYRLRPAESTIGEALGLLLRLLHAAEASGRNASTYEILVLQALALQAQGKRSPALVPLERALVEAGPEGYVRLFLDEGAPMAALLHEAGQQGIAPAFTGRLLRAFGKVGKETVTAAIPEPGSEGLSRRELHVLRLLDTPLSGPEIARELFVSVNTLRTHTKHIFAKFEVNSRPEAVRYGKERGLI from the coding sequence ATGCCGACGCCTGTGCTGGCTCCGAAACTCTTCGTTCCCGCCCCGCGCCCGCAGATTGTTGCCCGGCCTCGGCTGCTCATGCGTCTCCACGGGGAGCTGGGTTCAGGCCGGAAGCTGACGCTCGTTTGTGCCCCCGCAGGCTTCGGCAAGACCACGCTGCTCAGCGCATGGATCGCTGAGCGCAGGCGGCATAACCCGGCGGCGCGTCTCGCCTGGTTGTCGCTGGACGAAGGCGACAATGATGTCTCCCGCTTCCTGACTTATGTCGTCGCGGCGTTACAGGGAACCGACGCGGAAATCGGTTCAGAGGTGACGGGCCTTGTGCAAAGCGACCAGGTCCTGCCGGTGGAACTGGCCCTGACCTCTCTCATCAACGGCGTGGCGCGGTCGGGCAAGGAGTTCATCCTCGTGCTTGATGACTACCACGTGATTGATGCACGGCCGATCCATGAGGCCCTCGTTTTCCTGCTCGACAATCTGCCGTCGCAGCTGCATCTGGCAATCGCCAGCCGGTCGGACCCACCGCTCTCACTGGCTCGCTTGCGGAGCCGGGGCGAGCTAAACGAGTTCCGGGCCTCCGACCTGCGCTTTACGCCCGACGAAACGGCGGACTTCCTCAACCAGGTGATGGGCCTGGGCCTTTCGACCGATGACATCGCTGCCCTTGAGACCAGGACCGAAGGCTGGATCGCCGGCCTGCAATTGGCGGCACTCTCCCTGCGGGAGCACGGTGACGTATCCGGGTTCATCCAGGCTTTCACGGGAAGCCACCGCTTCATCGTTGATTACCTGGTGGAGGAGGTGTTGCAGCGCCAGTCCGATGAGGTCCGCAGCTTCCTGCTGCACACCGCCGTTCTGAACCGCCTGACCGGTCCTCTGTGTGAAGCCGTCACCGGGGTGAGGGGCGGCAGCGCGATGCTCGAGGCATTGGAGCGGGAGAACCTGTTCGTCGTTCCATTGGACGACAGCAGACAGTGGTATCGCTATCACCACCTGTTCGCTGAAGTGCTGCGGGCACGGGTCCGGAAGGAACTGCCGGACCGTGCGCCTGCGCTGCACCGCCTGGCCAGCGAATGGTACGAGCGCAACGACCTGCCTGAGGAGGCGGTCAGGCACGCGCTGGCCGCCGAGGACTTCGAACGGGCGGCGGGCCTGATCGAGTCGGTTCTGCCGGCTATGCGACGGACCAGGCAGGATGCAATGGTGCTGGGCTGGCTGAGGGCACTTCCTGATGAGGTGGTCCGCACCCGTCCGGTGCTCAGTGTCTTCTGCGCCTGGAGAATGCTCGTCTCCGGCGACCTCGAAGCGGCCGAATCCTGGCTGCGGATCGCTGAGCAGGGACTGGAAGCCCTGGCAGGCGGCGGTGAGGTTCCAAGAGATCCCGCTCAGGCATCAGTCCGCGAACAAGAGCTCCATACGCTGCCGTCGATCATCGCGATGTACCGCGCGTCGCTGGCTCAGGCGCGGGGGGACGTGGCCGGCACGGCGGAGCACGCACGGCAGGCGTTCGAACTCACCCAGCCAGGAGACCACTTCGCCCGTGGCGCGGCAGCCGCTTTCCTGGGGCTGGCAGCCTGGGCACAGGGTGACCTCGACACAGCGGTCCGAACCTTTTCAGGTGCGGTGGTGAGCCTGCATGAGGCCGGCAACCTGACAGATGAACTAAGCAGCACCATTCTGCTGGCGGATATGTGGATCGCCCGGGGGCAGCTGCAGGAAGCACGACGCATCTACGAACGGGCACTTAAGCAGGCGGCAGCACAGGGGGATCCGGTGCCGCGTGCGACAGCCGAACTGCACGTGGGGTTCAGCGAGCTTCGCCGCGAGTTCGATGACCTGGAGAGCGCCACCCAACATCTGCAGACGAGCACGGCATTGAGCCGGCGCGCCGCACCACTGACCGAACATGGCTACAGGTGGTTCGTTGCGATGGCACGGGTCAGGGAAGTCGAAGGAAACCTGGAGGGCGCCATCGAGTCCCTCGACCAAGCTGAGCGCCTGTACCTGCGCGGCTTTTTCCCCGAGGTCCGCCCGATCGCGGCACTGAAGGCGCGCGTCCGAATCCGGCAAGGCATGGTGCCTGAAGGCTTGGAGTGGGCTCGCAGCTGCGGGCTGTCGGCCGCCGGGGACCTCAGCTATCTGCGGGAATTTGAACACATCACCCTGGCGCGTCTGCTCATCGCGCAGTACAGGCTCCGGCCGGCAGAGAGCACCATTGGCGAGGCCCTGGGACTGCTGCTCCGCCTGCTCCATGCCGCAGAAGCATCCGGACGCAACGCCAGCACGTACGAGATCCTCGTCCTGCAGGCTCTCGCCCTGCAGGCGCAGGGCAAACGCTCACCGGCGCTGGTGCCGCTGGAACGGGCCCTGGTGGAAGCCGGACCGGAGGGCTACGTCCGGCTGTTTCTCGATGAAGGCGCCCCCATGGCGGCCCTGTTGCACGAGGCCGGGCAACAGGGAATCGCCCCGGCCTTCACCGGCCGGCTGCTCCGGGCCTTCGGAAAAGTGGGTAAAGAAACTGTCACTGCCGCCATCCCGGAGCCCGGATCGGAGGGGCTCAGCAGGCGCGAACTGCACGTACTCAGGCTGCTCGACACGCCACTGAGCGGACCGGAGATCGCCCGCGAACTGTTCGTCTCCGTTAACACCCTGCGCACCCACACCAAGCACATCTTCGCCAAGTTCGAAGTGAACAGCCGCCCGGAAGCCGTCCGCTACGGCAAAGAGCGGGGCTTGATCTGA
- a CDS encoding DUF2306 domain-containing protein, with the protein MNAIRKTATAIVGTPGTPRPAAREAPGKQWLVPTALVVLSLIPILGGTLRLSELTGGADITPKNERFFASPIPVVIHIVSAAVYSLLGAFQFVPSLRRARRGWHRVSGRILVPAGLLVALSGLWMAVFYALPPSDGVILLILRLIFGSVMLMSIVLGFLAVRRRDFVRHSAWMTRAYAIGLGAGTQALILIIPELLSSPPDVTSRAVLMGAAWMINLAVAEYLIRRRSRLSTRASRTSGRSVEPHAAASR; encoded by the coding sequence TTGAATGCCATCCGAAAGACAGCCACTGCCATTGTCGGCACACCGGGCACCCCGCGTCCCGCCGCCCGCGAGGCACCCGGAAAGCAGTGGCTCGTGCCTACGGCCCTGGTTGTCCTGAGCCTCATCCCGATTCTCGGCGGGACGTTGCGTCTGAGCGAGTTGACGGGCGGAGCCGACATCACACCGAAGAACGAGAGGTTCTTCGCCTCGCCCATCCCGGTGGTGATCCACATTGTCAGTGCCGCCGTGTACTCCTTGCTCGGAGCGTTCCAGTTCGTTCCCTCACTTCGTCGAGCCAGGCGCGGCTGGCACCGCGTGTCCGGACGCATTCTGGTACCCGCTGGTCTGCTCGTTGCCCTCTCCGGCCTGTGGATGGCAGTCTTCTACGCTCTGCCACCCAGCGACGGCGTCATTCTTCTCATTCTTCGGCTGATCTTTGGCAGCGTAATGCTGATGAGCATCGTCCTGGGATTCCTCGCAGTTCGACGTCGGGATTTCGTCCGGCACAGCGCATGGATGACCCGCGCCTATGCGATCGGACTCGGCGCCGGAACCCAAGCCCTGATCCTCATCATCCCGGAACTTCTTTCCAGCCCGCCCGACGTGACGAGCCGGGCTGTGCTCATGGGGGCAGCCTGGATGATCAACCTGGCGGTGGCCGAGTACCTTATCCGACGCCGTTCCCGGTTGTCTACGCGTGCGTCCCGTACCTCCGGCCGCTCCGTGGAGCCCCATGCGGCCGCCTCGCGATGA
- a CDS encoding NAD(P)/FAD-dependent oxidoreductase encodes MNDAPAETGSWSSKRVVVVIGAGYAGVIAANRLASSFTIEEAARTHVVIINPTDSFIERIRLHEVAAGTIPTAAVPLSSVLHPDVRLLAGTAVLIDPVNQIIGVRTNAETLTLHYELMIYAVGSRTSTGIPGVGAYAYPLADVDGALRARYAIEQGPPGQRIVIVGGGFTSVEAASEIAEQHPDAGVILLCGGELAESMTPRARASIRRSLNRLNVTIRSGERVAAVTPEGVVLESGELISADVCIWSASFGVPELAAVSGLATDGIGRLRVDACLRSVEYASIIGAGDAVVVPASVGSHLRMGCAAALPLGGVAAQTALSQLRGVEPEPVSVGYVLQCLSLGRRDSYIQVVGPDDSPRRLRFRGRTGAWIKEAICRMTVRALQKERLRPGAYKTPKGPPIASHQDVSIQTDPDHDAIPRP; translated from the coding sequence ATGAATGATGCACCTGCCGAAACCGGGAGTTGGAGCAGCAAAAGGGTGGTGGTCGTCATCGGTGCCGGCTACGCCGGCGTCATCGCCGCGAACAGATTGGCATCATCGTTCACGATTGAGGAGGCGGCGCGCACGCACGTCGTCATCATCAACCCGACAGACTCATTCATTGAGAGGATCCGGCTTCACGAAGTTGCGGCCGGGACGATCCCGACTGCCGCAGTTCCGCTCTCCAGCGTCCTGCACCCGGACGTCCGGCTGCTGGCAGGGACGGCGGTACTTATTGATCCGGTGAATCAGATCATCGGGGTCCGAACCAATGCCGAAACGCTGACACTTCACTACGAGTTGATGATTTACGCAGTCGGAAGCCGGACCTCAACCGGGATTCCCGGCGTCGGCGCCTACGCCTACCCGCTGGCGGATGTCGACGGGGCTCTCAGAGCCCGGTATGCCATCGAGCAGGGCCCGCCCGGTCAGCGGATCGTCATCGTTGGCGGCGGCTTCACCTCCGTGGAAGCAGCATCTGAAATCGCCGAGCAGCATCCCGACGCCGGTGTGATCCTTCTCTGCGGCGGGGAGCTTGCCGAATCGATGACACCCCGGGCCCGGGCAAGCATCCGCCGGTCACTGAACCGTCTGAACGTGACCATCCGGTCGGGTGAACGCGTGGCTGCGGTGACCCCGGAGGGCGTGGTCCTGGAATCCGGTGAACTGATCAGTGCCGACGTGTGTATCTGGTCTGCCTCGTTCGGCGTTCCCGAGCTGGCGGCGGTCAGCGGCCTCGCCACCGACGGGATCGGTCGGCTCCGGGTTGACGCGTGCCTTCGCTCGGTGGAGTATGCGAGCATTATCGGCGCCGGGGACGCCGTCGTCGTCCCGGCATCGGTTGGAAGCCACCTGCGGATGGGATGCGCGGCGGCACTTCCCCTGGGCGGCGTCGCAGCCCAGACAGCTCTGTCCCAACTCAGGGGCGTTGAACCGGAGCCGGTGTCGGTAGGTTACGTTCTTCAGTGTTTGAGCCTGGGCCGGCGGGACAGCTACATACAGGTCGTCGGACCGGACGACTCGCCCCGGCGGCTGCGATTCCGGGGCCGCACGGGTGCCTGGATCAAGGAGGCCATCTGCCGGATGACGGTCCGCGCCCTCCAGAAGGAGCGCCTCCGACCCGGGGCCTATAAAACACCGAAAGGACCGCCAATTGCTTCGCATCAGGATGTTTCCATACAAACAGACCCGGATCACGATGCCATTCCACGCCCATGA
- a CDS encoding LysR family transcriptional regulator, whose protein sequence is MELGQLRALRELGDRGSIAAVAAALRVTPSSVSQQLSSLQRRSAAPLTFKDGRRTALTDAGRALALAAVDVEVALERAEQAVAQFQSEPHGTVAVAAFHSAALALFGPLLTKVSAPGQPGVALSDFDVAQESFPALAQDHDLVIAHRLTGSPPWPGAVRVEPLLFEPLDLVVRKDHRLAAKDSVAPEDLGEETWVAVHQGFPLESAIEQIAGIGGAEARIVHRINEFFVAAAVVAASDCVALMPRYTTDMHHHPDLVLRPISRLGPGRHIDCLARPETLERANVKTVLTQLRAVAASLATPPPSS, encoded by the coding sequence ATGGAACTCGGTCAGCTTCGCGCTTTAAGGGAACTGGGCGACAGGGGCAGCATCGCCGCAGTCGCCGCTGCCCTCCGCGTCACTCCGTCATCTGTGTCCCAGCAACTCAGCTCCCTGCAGCGCCGCTCGGCTGCCCCACTGACCTTCAAAGACGGACGACGGACTGCACTGACCGACGCCGGGCGCGCCCTGGCCCTGGCGGCCGTGGATGTGGAAGTGGCGCTTGAACGTGCGGAGCAGGCGGTCGCACAGTTCCAGAGCGAACCGCACGGGACCGTGGCGGTCGCGGCCTTCCACAGTGCGGCACTGGCCCTCTTCGGCCCGCTACTAACCAAGGTGAGCGCCCCGGGCCAGCCCGGCGTTGCCCTCAGCGACTTCGACGTGGCCCAGGAAAGCTTCCCCGCCCTCGCCCAGGATCACGACCTGGTCATCGCGCACCGACTGACGGGCAGTCCGCCGTGGCCGGGGGCGGTGCGCGTCGAACCGCTCTTGTTCGAACCCCTGGACCTCGTAGTCCGCAAGGACCACCGGCTGGCAGCCAAAGACTCCGTCGCGCCGGAGGACCTCGGCGAAGAAACCTGGGTGGCCGTGCACCAGGGATTTCCCCTTGAGAGCGCCATCGAACAAATCGCCGGCATCGGAGGTGCCGAAGCGCGCATCGTTCACCGGATCAACGAGTTTTTCGTAGCCGCTGCCGTGGTCGCCGCCAGCGACTGCGTCGCGTTGATGCCCCGCTACACCACGGACATGCATCATCATCCGGACCTTGTCCTCCGTCCGATTTCCCGTCTGGGGCCCGGCCGGCATATCGATTGCCTCGCCCGCCCCGAAACCCTCGAACGGGCGAACGTGAAAACGGTCCTGACCCAACTCCGGGCCGTCGCAGCCAGCCTCGCCACGCCCCCACCTTCTTCTTGA
- a CDS encoding DMT family transporter, with product MITFLAPFRVDLLLLLVAVSWGSTYLVAKELVSAGTVLALLALRMLLAAGVMAAIAGVRGKRLTRTELFAGIPIGVLLAAVFAFETFGIAHTSATNAGLIISLTMVFTPVLESVVSRRRLPGTFFAAATVAVAGVVLLAGNGTFDPPSAGDLLVLAAAVVRAAHVVSMHKLTGGKAMDSLHLTTVQLGTCALLFTTGSFLYGDSIPHYLSQLDPRQRVMFLYLVLICTVFAFFVQIWAVRRTSPSRVSLLLGTEPIWAATIGITIAHDSIGIAGYCGIALVLTGTAWGRSAEQRHRLAVGESHPLRSELKAAIPEKEIAGP from the coding sequence ATGATTACTTTCCTTGCACCGTTCCGGGTCGATCTTCTGTTGCTTCTGGTGGCCGTGTCCTGGGGATCGACCTATCTCGTGGCGAAGGAACTTGTCTCAGCGGGCACGGTGCTGGCGCTTCTCGCTTTGCGGATGCTGCTCGCAGCCGGGGTCATGGCTGCAATTGCGGGTGTCCGGGGGAAGCGCCTGACCCGTACGGAGCTGTTCGCCGGCATACCGATTGGGGTGCTGCTTGCAGCGGTCTTTGCATTTGAAACATTCGGGATCGCGCATACCTCGGCGACGAACGCAGGGCTCATCATCAGCCTCACCATGGTCTTCACTCCGGTCCTTGAGTCCGTCGTGTCGCGCCGGCGGCTACCTGGCACATTCTTTGCAGCGGCCACAGTTGCGGTGGCCGGGGTAGTTCTACTGGCCGGCAACGGCACCTTCGACCCGCCCAGCGCCGGAGACCTGCTCGTGCTGGCCGCCGCGGTAGTACGCGCCGCGCACGTCGTCTCCATGCACAAGCTCACCGGCGGTAAAGCCATGGATTCACTGCACCTCACGACCGTGCAACTGGGCACCTGCGCGCTTCTATTTACGACAGGTTCGTTCCTTTACGGCGATTCCATCCCGCACTACCTCTCCCAGCTGGATCCCCGACAGAGAGTGATGTTCCTCTATCTGGTGCTCATCTGCACTGTGTTCGCGTTCTTCGTTCAGATCTGGGCGGTCAGGCGGACTTCTCCATCAAGGGTCAGCCTCCTACTCGGCACCGAGCCGATCTGGGCAGCCACCATTGGAATCACCATCGCCCACGACAGCATAGGGATCGCGGGGTACTGCGGCATTGCCCTCGTTCTCACCGGAACTGCCTGGGGGCGCTCGGCGGAACAGCGGCATCGCCTGGCCGTGGGGGAGTCGCATCCGCTCCGCTCAGAGCTCAAGGCAGCGATCCCGGAGAAGGAAATCGCAGGACCCTGA
- a CDS encoding glycosyltransferase, with amino-acid sequence MLTIVHLPWHDNGWEDLKGTIIWRAVFETASIPRPWVMRAEQVDEVWVASTFNAQTFAAAGVAEEKLHVIPQALSAGWYNLPISTGAGNGPFRFLSVFRWQQRKGWDVLLKAYLSEFDADDDVELVMRADPFGPTGYDIPADIAAVTAEIRPRNPPRITLLAEPLCLQDLQELYARSNAFVLPTRGEAWGRPYLEAMACGLITIGTGWGGQLDFMNDTNSLLIDYDLMQVSEAAALEWPNFEGQIWAEPSVPSLRRCLRRAMEDGPGIESRRRNAAATIRRQFPPATINQKFLSEIRRVLRSPVTAPGMSVPAVRDRLS; translated from the coding sequence GTGCTGACCATTGTGCACCTTCCCTGGCACGACAACGGTTGGGAAGACCTAAAGGGCACCATCATTTGGAGGGCTGTCTTCGAAACCGCATCCATACCCCGTCCATGGGTTATGCGGGCGGAACAGGTGGACGAAGTCTGGGTTGCCTCAACCTTCAACGCACAGACTTTCGCCGCGGCTGGTGTGGCGGAAGAGAAGCTTCATGTCATACCTCAGGCTCTTTCTGCTGGCTGGTACAACCTTCCGATTTCCACGGGCGCCGGGAACGGTCCGTTCAGGTTCCTCTCGGTTTTCAGGTGGCAGCAGCGAAAAGGATGGGACGTCCTGCTCAAGGCGTATCTCAGCGAGTTCGACGCCGATGACGACGTGGAGTTGGTCATGCGTGCGGACCCGTTCGGACCCACCGGCTACGACATACCTGCTGATATTGCCGCGGTCACGGCCGAAATCAGGCCACGGAACCCGCCCCGGATCACCCTCTTGGCTGAACCTCTGTGCCTGCAGGATCTGCAGGAGCTTTATGCCCGTTCAAATGCCTTCGTTCTTCCTACCAGGGGTGAGGCCTGGGGGCGCCCCTACCTGGAGGCCATGGCATGCGGCCTCATCACCATCGGAACCGGGTGGGGAGGACAGCTGGACTTCATGAATGACACGAATTCCCTCCTGATCGATTATGACCTCATGCAGGTCTCAGAAGCAGCAGCCCTGGAGTGGCCCAATTTTGAAGGACAGATCTGGGCAGAGCCTTCCGTTCCCAGCCTGCGCCGGTGTCTTCGCCGCGCAATGGAAGATGGCCCCGGAATTGAATCCAGACGCCGGAACGCTGCAGCCACCATCCGCAGGCAGTTCCCGCCAGCAACGATAAATCAAAAATTCCTGTCGGAAATCCGCCGCGTCCTTCGATCCCCGGTGACCGCCCCGGGCATGTCCGTTCCTGCCGTCCGGGACAGACTCAGCTGA
- a CDS encoding helix-turn-helix transcriptional regulator, which translates to MTVGAGRSAETFEAAIRAAREASARRAHAEASTLLCTAIELIDETAPSPIRKVDLLLELATSRFHAGNVVLAWKTCSAAADIARETGDGPAMADAAVVLRGITYSPVRAQLHALCLEALALLGDSDPVRCARLRAQLAVTGSIWVSEPYFDLDGETDIATVNAEDPDTAFLGLQARHARFLGAEHVMDRLAIADRAVELGRRRGMDEYLAWGLLWRIEALLQLGRIVDVSAELDVLSSIADRMREDLWTCRIELIRAVLLHLEGRYSDALLHADTALRISARTEDETIPFLHLVMTSSVALRTGIGLQEAEEAVRRRLENTPYFAKGWLAKILAAMDRKEEVQSLWKAMVPHLQDFPRRAPEWLIAATGHATLCIYLKDRAAAPALYADLLPFENFQSIADSQTPSSGPVAYYLGQLAALLGHTAASREHFLTALRLAEGINSVHFAAMARAKLETHEQADGQLSARESEVAALVAQGLSNRAIAATLFVSERTVENHVSNTLRKLGFSSRSAIAAWHVGQQN; encoded by the coding sequence ATGACGGTGGGGGCAGGCAGATCAGCGGAGACTTTTGAGGCCGCAATCCGTGCAGCCCGCGAGGCCAGTGCCCGCCGCGCCCATGCCGAGGCCAGCACCCTCCTCTGCACCGCCATCGAACTCATCGACGAAACCGCGCCTTCGCCCATCCGCAAGGTGGACCTCCTGCTGGAGCTGGCCACGAGCCGGTTCCACGCCGGAAACGTCGTACTCGCCTGGAAGACATGCAGTGCTGCCGCGGATATCGCGCGGGAGACCGGTGACGGGCCCGCGATGGCCGATGCCGCGGTCGTGCTTCGGGGCATCACCTACTCCCCGGTCAGGGCTCAGCTGCACGCGCTGTGCCTCGAGGCACTGGCCTTGCTCGGCGACTCCGACCCGGTGCGCTGCGCCCGCCTTCGCGCGCAGCTGGCCGTGACCGGCAGCATCTGGGTCAGCGAGCCCTATTTCGATCTCGACGGCGAAACTGACATCGCCACTGTGAACGCCGAAGACCCTGATACGGCGTTCCTCGGCTTACAGGCCCGGCATGCCCGGTTCCTCGGTGCCGAGCATGTCATGGATCGCCTGGCGATCGCCGACCGTGCGGTGGAGCTCGGGAGGCGGAGAGGGATGGATGAATACCTTGCCTGGGGCCTCCTGTGGCGCATCGAAGCACTCCTCCAACTCGGGCGGATCGTGGATGTTTCGGCGGAGCTTGACGTGCTCTCGAGCATTGCCGACAGGATGCGGGAGGATCTGTGGACGTGCAGGATCGAACTGATCCGCGCCGTTCTGCTGCACCTCGAAGGCCGGTATTCCGACGCGCTCCTGCATGCCGACACCGCACTGCGGATCAGCGCGAGGACGGAGGACGAAACCATTCCATTCCTGCATCTGGTGATGACCTCGAGCGTCGCCCTCCGGACCGGGATCGGACTTCAGGAGGCCGAAGAGGCTGTACGGCGCCGGCTCGAGAACACGCCGTATTTTGCCAAGGGCTGGCTGGCGAAGATCCTTGCCGCAATGGACAGGAAAGAAGAAGTTCAGTCGCTGTGGAAGGCCATGGTCCCCCACCTCCAGGATTTCCCCCGGCGCGCCCCGGAGTGGCTCATCGCAGCGACAGGCCATGCCACACTGTGCATCTATCTCAAGGATCGGGCCGCGGCGCCAGCCCTGTACGCCGATCTCCTTCCCTTCGAGAATTTCCAGTCGATCGCAGACTCACAGACCCCGTCTTCAGGTCCGGTGGCCTACTACCTCGGTCAATTGGCGGCCCTGCTCGGTCACACCGCGGCATCCCGCGAACATTTCCTCACCGCGCTGCGGTTGGCCGAGGGCATCAACTCGGTCCACTTCGCCGCAATGGCACGGGCGAAATTAGAAACGCACGAGCAGGCCGACGGCCAGCTTAGCGCCAGGGAATCCGAAGTGGCGGCCCTTGTGGCCCAAGGCCTGAGCAACCGGGCCATTGCCGCCACCTTGTTCGTATCGGAGCGCACCGTGGAGAACCATGTGAGCAACACGCTGAGAAAACTCGGATTCTCTTCGAGGTCCGCTATCGCAGCATGGCATGTGGGCCAGCAGAACTGA